A genomic window from Methanobrevibacter sp. includes:
- the cysK gene encoding cysteine synthase A, with protein MVNVPELKRGVLDSVVDAIGNTPIIRLNNLTKDLDAEVDVKMEAFNPTGSVKDRVAVAMIEDAEEKGLLKEGSTIIEPTSGNTGIGIGFAAAAKGYKVILTMPDTMSIERRKLLAIYGAEIVLTPGSEGMGGAIAKAKELNEADPNSIILGQFDNEANVKIHYETSGQEILRDTDGNVDIVVAGVGTGGTVTGIGKALKEVIPDVKIVAVEPEESQTLAKGVKGPHKIQGIGAGFVPSIYDSDVIDEIFPVPSEEAGKTLVALAKEEGIFAGISSGAATWAALQLAKREENKGKRIIAILPDNGERYLSVEWLFE; from the coding sequence ATGGTAAATGTCCCAGAATTAAAAAGAGGAGTACTTGACAGTGTAGTTGATGCAATCGGAAACACCCCAATCATAAGATTGAACAACTTGACAAAAGATTTAGATGCAGAAGTCGATGTAAAAATGGAAGCATTCAACCCAACTGGTAGTGTAAAAGACCGTGTTGCTGTTGCAATGATTGAAGATGCGGAAGAAAAAGGATTACTCAAAGAAGGATCAACAATTATTGAACCAACTAGTGGAAATACTGGTATTGGAATTGGTTTTGCTGCAGCTGCAAAAGGTTACAAAGTAATCTTGACTATGCCTGATACTATGTCTATTGAAAGAAGAAAACTTTTAGCTATCTATGGTGCTGAAATTGTATTAACTCCAGGTTCTGAAGGAATGGGTGGGGCTATTGCAAAAGCTAAAGAATTAAATGAAGCTGATCCAAACTCAATCATTTTAGGTCAATTTGACAATGAAGCTAATGTTAAAATTCATTACGAAACTTCAGGTCAGGAAATTTTAAGAGACACTGATGGAAATGTCGATATTGTTGTTGCTGGAGTAGGTACTGGTGGAACTGTTACTGGTATTGGAAAAGCATTAAAAGAAGTAATTCCTGATGTTAAAATCGTTGCAGTAGAACCTGAAGAATCACAAACATTGGCTAAAGGTGTAAAAGGACCACACAAAATCCAAGGTATTGGTGCTGGATTTGTTCCATCTATTTATGACTCTGATGTCATTGATGAAATTTTCCCAGTTCCTAGTGAAGAAGCAGGAAAAACTTTAGTTGCACTTGCTAAAGAAGAAGGTATCTTTGCAGGTATTTCTTCTGGTGCTGCTACTTGGGCTGCTTTACAATTAGCTAAAAGGGAAGAAAACAAAGGTAAAAGAATAATTGCTATCTTACCGGATAATGGTGAAAGATATCTCTCTGTTGAATGGTTATTTGAATAA